One part of the Microtus ochrogaster isolate Prairie Vole_2 chromosome 16, MicOch1.0, whole genome shotgun sequence genome encodes these proteins:
- the LOC101998143 gene encoding serpin B6 isoform X2: protein MLFQTQNEEKLVQMMFKKSTFKMTYVKEISTKILLIPYAGNELNMIIMLPDEHIDLRMVEKEITYEKFIEWTRLDKMQEQKVEVFLPRFKLEENYDMEDFLCKLGMTDAFEDRADFSGISSKHGLSLSKVVHKSFMEVNEEGTEAVAATAAVFILGSPLYTPRFCANRPFLFFIQHVKTNGILFCGRFSSP, encoded by the exons AATGAGGAGAAACTTGTGCAAATGATGTTTAAGAAGTCTACTTTTAAAATGACCTATGTGAAAGAGATATCCACCAAAATTCTGTTAATTCCCTATGCTGGGAATGAGCTGAACATGATCATCATGCTTCCAGATGAACACATTGACTTGAGAATG GTGGAAAAGGAAATAACTTATGAGAAGTTCATAGAGTGGACGAGGCTGGACAAGATGCAAGAACAAAAGGTGGAGGTTTTCCTCCCACGGTTTAAACTGGAGGAGAATTATGACATGGAGGACTTCCTGTGCAAGCTGGGCATGACGGATGCCTTTGAGGACAGGGCAGACTTTTCTGGAATATCTTCCAAGCATGGTTTGTCTCTGTCCAAGGTTGTGCATAAGTCCTTTATGGAGGTCAATGAGGAGGGCACAGAGGCTGTGGCTGCTACAGCTGCCGTTTTCATTCTGGGGTCCCCATTGTACACTCCCCGCTTCTGTGCCAACcgccccttccttttcttcattcagCATGTTAAGACCAATGGGATTCTGTTCTGTGGCCGGTTCTCCTCTCCCTGA